In one window of Primulina tabacum isolate GXHZ01 chromosome 8, ASM2559414v2, whole genome shotgun sequence DNA:
- the LOC142553577 gene encoding uncharacterized protein LOC142553577, with amino-acid sequence MAATLLQLPCQFFSSEALCSPDLPKNGRNTGRFSYPKSGLTRFSVRAVQEKTEETKTPSSPDEITKKYGLEAGLWKIFSAKEDENEQNKESNSKGNQAKELLAKYGGAYLATSIALSLISFGLCYTLISAGVDVSALLQKVGISTNETGEKVGTFALAYAAHKAASPIRFPPTVALTPIVASWIGKKVDQEK; translated from the exons ATGGCCGCCACACTTCTTCAACTCCCTTGTCAATTTTTTAGTAGTGAAGCTCTCTGTTCCCCTGATTTGCCCAAAAATGGAAGAAATACCGGTAGATTTAGCTACCCCAAGTCTGGTTTAACTAGGTTCAGTGTAAGAGCAGTGCAGGAGAAAACTGAGGAAACCAAGACTCCATCTTCTCCGGACGAAATTACGAAGAAGTACGGCCTTGAAGCTGGTCTTTGGAAG ATATTCTCCGCGAAAGAAGATGAAAATGAACAAAACAAAGAAAGCAATTCAAAGGGAAATCAAGCAAAAGAACTCCTGGCAAAATATGGAGGAGCATATTTAGCCACTTCAATTGCCCTTTCCTTGATATCCTTTGGCCTTTGTTACACCCTAATCAGCGCCGGAGTTGATGTATCAGCACTGCTACAGAAG GTTGGAATTTCTACTAATGAAACGGGGGAGAAAGTTGGGACTTTTGCATTGGCCTATGCAGCCCACAAGGCTGCTTCCCCCATCAGATTTCCTCCTACGGTAGCTCTTACACCCATTGTTGCTAGTTGGATTGGGAAGAAAGTTGATCAGGAGAAATGA
- the LOC142554538 gene encoding transcription factor E2FA-like: MKERLRNLREDKNNKSWLRVNREDIINLPCFQNETLIAFKAPQGTRIQVPDPDEDGDFQERRYTLTLQSNKGAIDLWLVSPYEENPETTNPDGEAQPSILETSRANENASVPPLTQEVRGGISEADASSQEDLWTKLFDFRTDNNPGGYFLPLDTDLSIEAIRDLWAESEHDFNFLNGVQWLDTLVDNSTPPAQPPPSATAMPSISTTIAEIDCYCSESMRRIATSTSTPQEQTLPPISSATPSVLNMIADIDRYNLEMIDKDNVIASIRTPQSLTPPPINTAMPSTPNKIADIGGDSMNMIHDDNATPSINTTQAQPQPPIDTSLPSLPKR; encoded by the exons ATGAAGGAGAGGTTGAGGAACCTGCGTGAAGATAAAAACAATAAAAG TTGGCTTCGTGTTAATCGAGAAGACATCATAAACTTACCTTGCTTCCAG AATGAAACTTTGATAGCCTTTAAAGCTCCTCAAGGCACCAGGATACAAGTCCCTGATCCAGATGAG GATGGtgattttcaagaaaggaggtATACCCTAACTCTTCAAAGCAACAAAGGGGCCATAGATCTTTGGCTTGTCAG CCCATACGAGGAAAATCCAGAGACTACGAATCCAGATGGTGAGGCTCAACCAAGCATACTTGAAACATCTAGAGCAAATGAGAATGCTTCTGTACCCCCACTGACGCAGGAGGTTAGAGGAGGAATTAGTGAAGCAGATGCAAGTTCTCAAGAGGACTTGTGGACCAAACTCTTCGACTTTAGGACAGATAAT AACCCTGGTGGTTATTTTCTACCCCTAGACACGGATTTAAGCATCGAAGCCATCAGAGACTTGTGGGCGGAAT CTGAACATGACTTCAATTTCTTGAATGGTGTACAATGGCTCGATACCTTGGTGGATAACAGCACACCACCTGCCCAACCTCCACCAAGTGCAACTGCGATGCCTTCCATATCCACCACGATAGCTGAAATTGACTGTTATTGCTCGGAATCAATGCGCCGTATCGCCACTAGTACAAGTACACCCCAAGAACAGACCCTGCCACCAATTAGTTCTGCAACGCCATCTGTATTGAACATGATAGCTGATATTGACAGGTATAACTTGGAAATGATAGACAAAGACAATGTCATAGCTAGTATCAGAACGCCACAATCTCTAACTCCACCACCAATAAATACTGCAATGCCTTCTACACCCAACAAAATAGCTGATATAGGCGGGGATAGCATGAACATGATACATGATGACAATGCCACGCCTAGTATCAATACAACACAAGCCCAACCTCAACCACCAATTGATACCTCATTGCCTTCTTTACCCAAACGATAG